The following are encoded in a window of Candidatus Bathyarchaeia archaeon genomic DNA:
- a CDS encoding nucleoside monophosphate kinase: MSKECKGLVVTVSGLHGTGKSTYAQALAESFGLRHISAGMLFRQIADERGLSLQQLSDLSVKDSTIDRLVDERVEKEAREGSVVIDGQLPAWIARRYANIKIFLSASDKTRFERIAARDGISFKEAEELTRRRELLEKIRYKKHYNINIEDLSIYNIIFDTELLPMESNITVFKTILKEYINNVKLGGKDAK; encoded by the coding sequence ATGTCTAAGGAATGCAAGGGTTTGGTTGTCACCGTCAGTGGGCTACATGGAACTGGCAAGAGCACTTATGCCCAAGCCCTCGCTGAGAGCTTTGGGCTGCGACACATTTCGGCAGGTATGCTTTTTAGGCAGATCGCAGATGAGAGAGGTCTCTCTCTTCAGCAACTGAGTGATTTATCGGTGAAAGATAGCACGATAGATAGGCTTGTGGATGAGAGGGTGGAGAAAGAGGCTAGAGAAGGCTCAGTAGTGATTGACGGTCAACTTCCAGCTTGGATCGCTAGGCGATATGCCAACATCAAAATATTCCTCTCAGCTTCAGATAAGACGAGGTTTGAACGTATAGCTGCAAGGGATGGCATCTCGTTTAAAGAGGCTGAGGAGTTGACTAGGAGGAGGGAACTGCTGGAAAAGATTCGATACAAAAAACACTACAACATAAATATCGAAGATCTATCCATATATAATATCATTTTTGACACAGAGCTACTTCCCATGGAGTCAAATATCACAGTATTCAAAACAATTCTCAAAGAATATATTAATAACGTGAAGTTAGGAGGTAAGGATGCGAAATGA
- a CDS encoding EMC3/TMCO1 family protein, which produces MVLDFLTVIPASTFLILLVSISISLISGTLNRKFTNPEKMKEYRIKSSELRKQISEARKKGDRKAYARLMRQQKELLKESGGLMKQQYKVMFIPMIGYLGIFYALSALFSQGGAPAIVAYAPFPIPWFDGWATVGPDRLGITFYQWYILCAFAVNTPIYRLFKISIGQ; this is translated from the coding sequence ATGGTTTTAGACTTCCTCACAGTCATACCTGCCTCCACATTCCTCATCCTCCTTGTAAGTATAAGTATATCATTAATATCTGGGACTCTAAACCGTAAATTCACTAACCCGGAGAAGATGAAAGAGTACAGAATTAAGAGTAGTGAGCTTAGAAAGCAGATCTCAGAGGCGCGCAAGAAGGGTGATAGGAAGGCATATGCACGTCTCATGAGGCAGCAGAAGGAGCTACTAAAAGAGTCCGGTGGACTCATGAAACAGCAATATAAAGTCATGTTCATACCAATGATCGGCTACCTTGGCATATTCTACGCACTCAGCGCCCTATTCTCCCAAGGTGGAGCCCCTGCAATCGTGGCCTACGCCCCATTCCCCATCCCTTGGTTTGACGGCTGGGCTACGGTCGGTCCTGATAGACTTGGGATAACATTCTACCAATGGTACATCCTTTGCGCCTTTGCAGTGAACACACCGATATACCGCCTCTTCAAGATAAGCATAGGCCAATAA
- a CDS encoding adenylate kinase, with amino-acid sequence MKRRIIIVGIPGVGKTTVIEEFRRLAEDDGLKCRVMNFGSVMLEIAKDIIKDRDEIRKASMDIQHQLQRKAAETIAQEGSDGIIIVDTHVLIETNSGYLPGIPYHVLQGLKPDMIALVEASPEEILFRRSNDKTRRRDSLSAEEVKEHLQLSRAMVSTCATLAGIPFGILVNKTGCQREAAAQLLEMVKN; translated from the coding sequence GTGAAGAGGCGAATAATAATCGTAGGAATACCGGGAGTAGGGAAGACAACGGTGATTGAAGAGTTCAGGAGACTTGCGGAAGACGACGGTCTCAAATGTAGAGTTATGAACTTCGGATCCGTCATGTTAGAGATAGCTAAGGACATCATAAAGGACAGGGATGAGATCCGTAAGGCGTCGATGGATATTCAGCACCAACTCCAAAGGAAAGCCGCTGAAACCATAGCACAAGAAGGCTCAGATGGCATAATAATAGTTGACACCCACGTTCTAATAGAAACAAATTCGGGCTATCTACCGGGTATACCTTATCATGTGCTCCAAGGCCTTAAACCAGACATGATAGCTCTAGTGGAAGCCTCGCCGGAGGAAATCTTATTCAGAAGGAGTAATGATAAAACTAGGAGAAGAGACAGTCTCTCCGCAGAGGAAGTTAAAGAACACCTCCAACTCTCGAGGGCCATGGTCTCTACTTGTGCAACCTTAGCTGGAATACCCTTCGGGATACTCGTGAACAAGACGGGTTGTCAACGGGAGGCTGCGGCGCAACTACTAGAGATGGTGAAAAACTAG
- the secY gene encoding preprotein translocase subunit SecY, protein MPSRGIAVLSKVGRILPEIKKPERKVPFREKLLWTGLVLITFLVMCEIPLYGINISEGTDPFRMLRVIFASRRGSLMELGIGPIVTGGLVLQLLVGSKMIPLDFSKAEDRAAFTAMNKLFAIIFTVFESVVYLLGGAFGQVTATGFSLILAQLIVVGILVILMDELIQKGWGLGSGISLFIAAGVAQQVAWMSISPILGTDGHFYGIFPALPGLMASGGLTLALFRPGNNPSLIGLLATFIVFLVVIYCEGLRVEIPIAHAQYRGYKGIYPVKLFYVSNIPVILTSALFADIYFGAQILYTRLQTGFLVDILGKFDAQGNPVSGLAYFVTSPRSLEAVAADPIRAVVYTAVMVLICAGFAVTWVQIGGLGAEKVAKQLIDARMQVPGFRRSEKSIEELLNRYIPVVTVLGGSIVGFIAAVADFTNTFGTGTGMLLTTSIMWQYYQILMRERLEEMYPGIARLLGKG, encoded by the coding sequence ATGCCAAGTAGAGGTATAGCTGTTCTATCCAAGGTTGGGCGAATATTACCAGAGATAAAGAAACCAGAGCGCAAGGTCCCTTTCAGAGAGAAGCTGTTGTGGACCGGGTTAGTCCTCATAACCTTCCTCGTTATGTGTGAAATCCCTCTCTACGGCATCAACATCAGCGAGGGGACAGATCCTTTCAGGATGCTCAGAGTTATCTTCGCCTCCAGGAGAGGGAGTCTGATGGAGTTGGGGATAGGCCCCATAGTGACTGGTGGGCTTGTGTTACAACTCCTCGTCGGCTCGAAGATGATTCCTCTAGACTTCTCCAAGGCAGAAGATCGGGCTGCCTTCACTGCTATGAACAAGCTCTTCGCCATAATATTCACAGTCTTCGAATCCGTAGTATACCTTCTAGGGGGCGCTTTCGGTCAAGTAACCGCCACAGGTTTCTCGCTAATCCTAGCACAACTCATAGTGGTGGGCATACTGGTTATCTTAATGGATGAACTCATCCAGAAGGGTTGGGGCTTAGGCAGCGGCATCAGCCTATTCATAGCAGCTGGCGTTGCACAACAGGTTGCATGGATGTCTATTAGTCCTATACTAGGAACTGATGGCCACTTCTACGGCATCTTTCCAGCGTTGCCTGGGCTTATGGCAAGCGGAGGCCTAACTCTCGCTCTGTTCAGGCCTGGAAATAATCCAAGCCTCATTGGCTTACTCGCTACTTTTATCGTGTTCCTTGTCGTCATCTACTGTGAGGGGCTGAGGGTGGAGATTCCAATTGCGCATGCGCAGTATAGAGGATATAAGGGGATCTACCCTGTGAAGCTCTTCTACGTCTCCAATATACCTGTGATCCTAACTTCAGCCCTATTTGCAGACATCTACTTTGGTGCACAGATACTTTACACACGCCTCCAGACAGGTTTCCTAGTCGACATCTTAGGGAAGTTCGATGCCCAAGGTAACCCTGTCAGTGGGCTTGCATACTTCGTTACCTCTCCTCGAAGTTTGGAGGCAGTTGCAGCCGACCCTATAAGAGCCGTCGTCTACACGGCTGTAATGGTACTTATCTGCGCTGGTTTCGCCGTAACTTGGGTTCAGATAGGTGGCCTAGGCGCTGAGAAAGTGGCCAAACAGCTTATAGACGCGCGTATGCAAGTGCCAGGTTTCAGACGCTCGGAGAAGTCGATTGAAGAGCTTCTCAACCGGTATATCCCAGTGGTCACCGTGCTGGGGGGGAGTATAGTGGGGTTTATCGCGGCTGTAGCCGACTTTACCAATACCTTCGGTACTGGGACAGGTATGCTACTAACGACCAGTATAATGTGGCAGTATTACCAAATCCTAATGAGGGAACGTCTCGAGGAGATGTACCCGGGCATAGCCCGCCTTCTAGGAAAAGGATAA
- a CDS encoding uL15 family ribosomal protein, translating to MKGGRGKSGLHKHKWSYTVKYAPDHFGRRGFFPPTGMGALSVINVGELDRCVDRWVAEGKAKLEGDVYHVDLGSLGYAKLLGEGQVTKPIIVKTRLYSEHAASKIEAAGGKLVTIE from the coding sequence ATGAAAGGCGGAAGAGGGAAGAGTGGCCTACACAAGCACAAGTGGAGTTACACCGTGAAGTATGCTCCCGACCACTTCGGCAGGAGAGGTTTCTTCCCCCCAACCGGAATGGGGGCACTCTCGGTGATAAATGTGGGGGAGCTTGATCGATGCGTGGATAGGTGGGTTGCTGAGGGTAAGGCGAAACTTGAAGGTGACGTGTATCACGTAGACCTTGGCTCTCTGGGCTACGCTAAGCTTTTAGGTGAGGGGCAAGTCACCAAACCCATCATAGTCAAGACTCGGCTTTATTCAGAGCACGCAGCCTCAAAGATTGAGGCTGCCGGTGGTAAACTGGTAACTATAGAGTAG
- a CDS encoding 50S ribosomal protein L30, with product MEVAKCLAVVRLRGTVNVRKDVDDTLSMLHLNRPHHATLVPSTAPYLGMLQLVKDHVTWGEISKDVLSMLLAEKCELSGGRKLRVEDLKRYGFKSVDELAHALHELKIKLTDLRDVKPVFRLRPPSGGFKRSLKRGVGECGELGYRGEKINDLIRRML from the coding sequence ATGGAAGTAGCAAAGTGCCTTGCAGTAGTCAGGTTGAGAGGTACTGTAAACGTTAGGAAAGATGTAGATGATACTCTCTCCATGCTACATCTAAACCGCCCTCACCATGCTACTCTAGTCCCTTCTACAGCCCCTTATCTAGGAATGCTACAGCTTGTCAAGGATCATGTAACTTGGGGGGAGATCTCAAAGGATGTTTTATCCATGCTGCTGGCTGAAAAGTGTGAGCTGTCAGGCGGCCGAAAGTTAAGGGTGGAGGACCTCAAAAGATATGGATTTAAATCGGTAGACGAGTTGGCTCACGCTCTACACGAGCTTAAAATTAAATTGACTGATCTGCGGGATGTTAAGCCGGTTTTCCGTTTGCGCCCTCCCTCCGGAGGCTTCAAACGGTCGCTGAAGCGGGGCGTAGGTGAGTGTGGAGAGTTGGGTTATCGCGGAGAGAAGATAAACGACCTTATCAGGAGGATGCTTTAG
- a CDS encoding 30S ribosomal protein S5: MGIAEEQLWSPRTKLGKLVNEGKITSLDEIFAQGYRIQEAEIVDKLLPNLKQEVLNISIVQKQTDAGEHSRFKVIAVVGNEDGYVGVGTSKLKQVRDAIDKAVMYAKLNITPIRRGCGSWECRCDQPHSLPFITVGKCGSVKVELVPGPRGLGLVASEVATIILRMAGISDCWSRSSGSTNTVSSLAFAVYDALRNTYRTATPTNWNR; encoded by the coding sequence TTGGGGATTGCAGAAGAGCAGTTATGGAGTCCAAGGACTAAACTTGGCAAGCTTGTCAACGAGGGTAAGATCACTTCTTTAGATGAGATCTTCGCCCAGGGATACCGTATCCAAGAGGCAGAGATAGTAGATAAACTTCTGCCCAACCTTAAGCAAGAGGTATTGAACATAAGTATCGTCCAGAAGCAGACTGACGCTGGGGAACATTCGAGGTTCAAGGTAATCGCGGTGGTTGGTAACGAAGATGGCTACGTTGGTGTGGGTACTAGTAAGTTGAAGCAAGTTCGAGACGCAATAGATAAGGCTGTTATGTATGCCAAATTGAACATAACACCTATAAGGCGAGGATGCGGGAGCTGGGAGTGTCGATGCGACCAACCTCACTCCCTCCCCTTCATAACAGTCGGTAAATGCGGAAGCGTCAAAGTTGAGCTGGTTCCAGGCCCTCGAGGGCTTGGGCTGGTGGCAAGCGAGGTTGCGACTATAATCCTTCGAATGGCGGGCATTAGTGACTGTTGGTCGAGGAGTTCAGGCTCCACCAATACAGTCTCCTCCCTAGCCTTCGCTGTTTATGACGCCCTGAGAAACACTTACCGCACAGCAACTCCGACCAACTGGAACAGGTGA
- a CDS encoding 50S ribosomal protein L18, whose translation MGRISNYRPPFRRRREGKTNYRRRISLIKSRKLRLVIRNTLAHTIVQFVEAKLGGDLIRTSVTSRELVRCYGWKAPCGNLPTAYLTGLLAGKKAKKIGLTEAILDLGVGKFPPKSKVYGALRGVLDAGVIIPHNGEVTPDEARIRGEHIANYWESITDSDTRNRLFSGYLKAGLTPGDLPKHFDEVKAKIESE comes from the coding sequence ATAGGGCGCATCTCGAACTATCGGCCACCCTTCAGAAGGCGGAGGGAAGGGAAGACCAACTATAGGAGGCGTATCAGCCTAATAAAATCACGTAAGCTAAGGCTGGTTATCCGTAACACTTTAGCCCATACAATTGTGCAGTTCGTGGAGGCTAAGCTGGGGGGAGATCTGATTCGCACGTCAGTTACCTCCAGAGAACTGGTGAGATGTTACGGATGGAAAGCTCCCTGTGGGAACCTACCTACCGCATATTTGACGGGCCTATTAGCTGGCAAGAAAGCGAAGAAGATAGGCTTGACTGAAGCGATACTAGATTTAGGCGTGGGAAAATTTCCGCCAAAGTCAAAGGTATATGGTGCTTTGAGGGGTGTTCTGGACGCGGGGGTAATCATCCCTCATAATGGGGAGGTGACCCCTGATGAGGCTCGAATTCGCGGTGAACACATAGCAAACTATTGGGAGAGTATAACTGACAGTGATACGCGGAATCGCCTCTTCTCCGGATATCTAAAGGCAGGTTTGACACCCGGAGATCTTCCGAAACACTTCGACGAAGTTAAGGCAAAAATAGAGAGTGAATAG
- a CDS encoding 50S ribosomal protein L19e: protein MSLRSQRRLAADVLGVGLNRVWIDPEQLTNVGSAITRQDIRRLIGSGIIKALPVKGVSRGRARVLKDKRKEGRRRGLGSREGNQYARSPKKDKWVATIRAVRDRLKVLRESKAITDATYHTLYKMAKGGAFKSVANLNQHIKSAGLVRRKQK from the coding sequence ATGAGTTTGAGAAGCCAACGACGCCTGGCTGCCGATGTGCTCGGCGTGGGCTTAAACCGCGTTTGGATAGATCCTGAACAGCTCACTAATGTAGGCTCTGCAATAACTAGACAGGATATTCGAAGGCTCATAGGAAGCGGTATAATCAAAGCCCTGCCTGTTAAAGGTGTCAGTAGAGGTAGGGCTAGGGTGCTCAAAGATAAGCGGAAAGAAGGGCGACGTAGGGGGCTGGGGAGCAGAGAGGGGAATCAATATGCGCGCTCCCCGAAGAAAGATAAGTGGGTGGCTACCATTAGGGCCGTGAGAGACAGGTTGAAGGTTTTGAGAGAGTCCAAGGCTATTACTGATGCCACATACCACACGCTATACAAAATGGCTAAAGGCGGGGCTTTCAAGAGTGTGGCTAACCTCAACCAGCACATAAAGTCCGCAGGGCTAGTTAGGAGGAAGCAGAAATAG
- a CDS encoding 50S ribosomal protein L32e — protein sequence MRGGREQVAKAEGIQARPKKTVFEGLLKLRAKIKANKPDFIRQESWRYRRVKNRWRRPKGIDSKMRLERKGWPALPKVGYRVPKAARGLHPSGLCEVLVFNSAILERLDPSKYAIRIAGNVGARKRLEILEEARKRGFTVLNPGKAVKPTEKEGEVKAEAETAAKSEEIEEEG from the coding sequence ATGAGAGGGGGGAGGGAGCAGGTGGCGAAGGCTGAAGGCATTCAGGCGCGGCCCAAAAAAACAGTCTTTGAGGGTCTCCTAAAGTTGAGGGCTAAAATTAAGGCGAATAAACCCGACTTCATACGGCAGGAGAGCTGGCGTTACAGACGGGTTAAAAACCGTTGGAGGAGGCCTAAGGGCATAGACAGTAAAATGCGCCTTGAGAGGAAGGGTTGGCCAGCTTTACCGAAGGTTGGGTATAGAGTCCCAAAGGCTGCTAGAGGTCTCCATCCATCCGGCCTCTGCGAAGTTCTCGTATTCAATAGTGCGATCTTAGAGAGGCTTGACCCTAGTAAATATGCCATCCGAATAGCTGGCAATGTAGGCGCTAGGAAACGTCTGGAGATTCTGGAGGAGGCACGCAAGCGTGGCTTCACGGTTTTGAATCCTGGCAAGGCTGTCAAACCCACTGAGAAAGAAGGTGAAGTTAAGGCTGAGGCTGAAACCGCTGCAAAGTCAGAGGAAATCGAGGAGGAGGGGTAG
- a CDS encoding 50S ribosomal protein L6, with protein MVRADVEERFTAIPQGVDVALEGKSLRVKGPLGEITRDFSHAPVEIVAADGGVYVRSYWARKTERALVGTVAAHVKNMINGVTKGYTYKLKVVFSHFPVTIKVNPGKVLIENFIGEKSPRTARIIGNAKVTVKGDDVIVQGVNLEEVSQTAANIERATKIKKKDPRVFLDGIYIYERGEGAGGEG; from the coding sequence ATGGTTCGAGCCGATGTTGAAGAACGCTTCACAGCGATCCCACAGGGTGTAGATGTTGCGCTGGAAGGAAAATCGCTTAGAGTTAAAGGCCCCCTCGGCGAGATTACTAGAGACTTCTCTCATGCCCCTGTCGAGATAGTGGCCGCGGATGGAGGCGTATATGTTCGCAGTTACTGGGCTAGGAAAACTGAGAGAGCCCTAGTGGGGACTGTCGCGGCGCATGTAAAGAATATGATTAATGGTGTTACCAAAGGTTACACGTATAAACTTAAAGTGGTCTTCTCTCACTTCCCAGTCACCATAAAGGTCAATCCAGGTAAAGTCTTGATAGAGAACTTCATAGGTGAAAAGAGTCCTAGAACCGCTAGGATTATTGGTAACGCCAAGGTTACTGTTAAGGGCGACGATGTTATAGTTCAGGGTGTGAACCTCGAGGAGGTAAGTCAGACAGCAGCCAATATTGAAAGGGCTACAAAAATAAAGAAGAAGGACCCTCGTGTCTTTCTCGACGGGATCTACATATATGAGAGGGGGGAGGGAGCAGGTGGCGAAGGCTGA
- a CDS encoding 30S ribosomal protein S8, whose amino-acid sequence MTQTDPLADAVTTLMNNEFRNKRECLITRASKLIGNVLRVMQKNGYIGEFEFIDDGRSGKFHVQLLGRINRCGVVKPRYSVKVDKLEFFEKRYLPSRDIGILILSTPRGVISHRDAKAMNVGGKLLAYVS is encoded by the coding sequence ATGACACAAACAGACCCACTCGCTGATGCCGTTACAACCCTAATGAATAACGAGTTTAGAAATAAGCGTGAATGCCTGATAACAAGGGCTTCTAAACTTATCGGGAACGTATTGAGAGTTATGCAGAAGAACGGCTATATTGGCGAGTTCGAGTTTATAGACGACGGGAGATCAGGTAAATTCCATGTACAACTCCTTGGAAGGATTAATAGGTGCGGAGTGGTGAAGCCTCGCTACTCCGTTAAGGTTGACAAACTCGAGTTCTTCGAGAAGAGGTATCTGCCATCTAGGGATATTGGTATACTTATACTCTCCACACCTCGGGGGGTAATCTCGCATCGAGATGCAAAGGCGATGAATGTGGGAGGCAAACTCTTAGCTTATGTAAGTTAA
- a CDS encoding 30S ribosomal protein S14, with product MKQKPKKVRKFGKGSRSCRRCGAYGPIIRKLGLNLCRQCFRETAEKIGFKKYN from the coding sequence GTGAAACAGAAGCCTAAGAAAGTCAGAAAGTTTGGTAAGGGTAGCAGGTCTTGCAGGAGATGCGGCGCATACGGGCCCATAATCAGAAAGTTAGGTTTAAATCTCTGCCGTCAATGCTTCAGGGAGACTGCTGAGAAAATAGGCTTCAAGAAGTATAACTAA
- a CDS encoding 50S ribosomal protein L5 has translation MPARRLINLSSTATVEYRNPMQRPRIEKVTVNIAIGKSGEPLEKASKILESLTGQKPCYRSAKKTIKDFGIRKGEPIACMVTLRKQRAMEFLSKAFAAVRNKLPTSSFDRLGNFGFGIREHIEIPGTRYDPELGIVGMNVYVTVSRPGHRVRERKRARSRIGAKHFVSPTESARLVKEIFGVEVVGGGFE, from the coding sequence ATCCCTGCCAGGAGGCTGATCAATCTGAGTTCTACTGCGACAGTTGAGTATCGAAATCCGATGCAACGGCCGAGGATTGAGAAAGTCACCGTAAATATTGCCATTGGTAAATCTGGTGAGCCTTTAGAGAAGGCCTCTAAAATATTGGAGAGCTTGACTGGCCAAAAACCTTGCTATAGGTCGGCTAAGAAGACCATTAAAGATTTTGGCATTCGCAAGGGCGAGCCTATAGCCTGTATGGTAACGTTGAGAAAGCAAAGAGCGATGGAGTTTCTGAGTAAAGCTTTTGCAGCAGTTAGAAATAAGCTTCCAACCAGCTCCTTCGACAGGCTGGGAAATTTCGGCTTCGGCATCAGGGAACACATCGAGATCCCTGGGACTCGATATGACCCTGAGCTGGGCATAGTTGGGATGAATGTGTACGTAACCGTTAGCAGGCCTGGGCATCGGGTTAGGGAGAGGAAGAGGGCTAGGAGTCGAATCGGAGCTAAGCATTTCGTAAGCCCAACAGAGTCAGCCCGCCTCGTCAAAGAAATATTCGGGGTTGAGGTTGTTGGAGGTGGGTTTGAGTGA
- a CDS encoding 30S ribosomal protein S4e, giving the protein MANKGGARHSKRKSAPGFWPIHRKEFVWISKPRAGPHARDKSIPLLTILRDILGLASKEREARVILADGKVKVNGRVRFDEKFPVGLMDVVEIEGVKRTYRLIPSTKRFLQLHQVDGEEKTFRLAKLSDCSIIKQGVIQLSLHDGSNLVIKSDGAPPTNVQYKPNDTLKLSIPGGQILDCFKFAEGAYALITGGKNVGISGNIVSIAKVSPTAKPTVKIRSPKGDEYSSTVDYVFIIGRDKPEISLPGG; this is encoded by the coding sequence ATGGCTAATAAAGGTGGGGCGCGGCATAGCAAGAGGAAATCAGCCCCAGGCTTCTGGCCAATTCATAGAAAGGAGTTCGTCTGGATATCTAAACCACGAGCCGGGCCTCACGCTCGCGATAAATCGATTCCTCTTTTAACCATTCTAAGGGACATCCTTGGACTAGCCAGTAAGGAGAGAGAAGCAAGAGTCATCTTGGCGGATGGTAAAGTTAAGGTTAACGGCAGGGTTAGGTTCGATGAAAAGTTTCCAGTTGGACTTATGGATGTGGTAGAGATTGAAGGGGTTAAGAGGACTTATAGGCTAATCCCAAGTACTAAAAGGTTTCTCCAACTTCACCAGGTTGACGGAGAAGAGAAGACTTTCAGACTTGCCAAGTTAAGTGATTGTTCAATCATCAAACAGGGCGTCATTCAGCTGAGTCTTCATGACGGCAGCAACCTTGTTATTAAATCGGACGGCGCCCCTCCAACCAATGTCCAATATAAGCCCAATGATACCTTAAAGCTGAGCATACCTGGGGGTCAAATATTAGACTGTTTTAAGTTTGCTGAGGGGGCGTATGCCCTTATAACCGGGGGTAAAAACGTGGGGATAAGTGGCAATATTGTTAGTATAGCCAAAGTCTCACCCACGGCTAAACCTACCGTCAAGATCAGGAGCCCCAAAGGTGATGAATACAGCTCGACAGTAGATTACGTCTTCATTATAGGGCGAGATAAACCAGAGATATCCCTGCCAGGAGGCTGA
- the rplX gene encoding 50S ribosomal protein L24 has product MLSSSKPSKQRKAHFTAPLHRRYKSLAAPLSPELRVKYDMRSIPVRKGDTVTITRGDYAGLEGKIAKVDLKNFRITIEGVTGEKADGTSFLIPIHPSKVSVTKLNTEDRWRRLKLEERSRLAKEKPVEEKAEAAEEVEEEAIGEEQADTAEEEEGRKD; this is encoded by the coding sequence TTGTTGAGCTCATCTAAACCTTCGAAACAAAGGAAGGCACACTTCACGGCTCCATTACATAGAAGGTACAAGTCTTTAGCAGCGCCTCTATCCCCGGAACTCCGTGTCAAGTATGACATGAGGTCGATCCCTGTTCGAAAGGGGGACACAGTCACGATCACGAGAGGCGACTACGCAGGCTTAGAGGGTAAGATCGCCAAGGTAGACCTCAAGAATTTTAGGATCACCATAGAGGGTGTCACCGGCGAGAAAGCCGATGGAACAAGTTTCTTAATCCCCATCCACCCGTCTAAAGTCTCCGTGACTAAACTGAACACTGAGGATAGATGGCGCAGGCTGAAACTTGAGGAAAGGAGTAGACTGGCTAAAGAGAAGCCAGTGGAAGAAAAAGCTGAAGCCGCCGAAGAAGTCGAGGAGGAGGCTATTGGAGAGGAACAGGCAGACACGGCTGAAGAGGAGGAGGGGAGAAAGGATTAA
- a CDS encoding 50S ribosomal protein L14, whose translation MPGPKTRAVSAKGLVEYRPRISRGLPTGAVINCADNTGAKKLRIVQVVGYKGRLRRVPSAKIGDMLLTSVRKGSPDLKRQILPAVLIRQKMPFRRADGTVLQFEDNAAVIMTPEGELKGTEIRGPVAREAAERWPRVASLSSIII comes from the coding sequence ATGCCTGGCCCTAAGACCAGAGCCGTCAGCGCCAAAGGGCTCGTCGAGTATAGACCCAGAATCTCGAGAGGTCTCCCCACTGGCGCAGTGATAAACTGCGCAGACAATACAGGCGCTAAGAAGCTTAGGATAGTTCAGGTAGTGGGGTATAAAGGTAGATTAAGAAGGGTTCCTTCGGCTAAGATTGGTGATATGCTCTTAACCTCCGTGAGGAAAGGGTCGCCAGACCTCAAGAGGCAGATTCTCCCCGCGGTGCTCATCCGCCAGAAGATGCCATTCAGGAGGGCTGATGGGACTGTCCTCCAGTTTGAGGATAATGCAGCTGTCATTATGACGCCCGAAGGGGAGCTGAAGGGGACTGAGATCCGTGGCCCAGTTGCCCGCGAAGCCGCGGAGAGGTGGCCTAGGGTAGCTAGTCTCTCCAGCATAATAATTTAG
- a CDS encoding 30S ribosomal protein S17: MVKLKGIGLGIPALTSENCGDRNCPFHGLLTVRRRMLEGEVVSAKMQNTVIVRRDYTHYIPKYMRYERRRSRIPAHNPPCIAAKEGDTVKIAECRPLSKTVSFVVVEKVKREGKE, translated from the coding sequence ATGGTGAAACTCAAAGGTATAGGGCTTGGGATACCCGCTCTAACCTCAGAGAATTGTGGCGATCGCAACTGTCCCTTCCATGGTCTCTTAACCGTTAGAAGGCGCATGCTGGAGGGGGAAGTAGTAAGCGCCAAAATGCAGAATACTGTCATCGTCCGAAGAGATTACACTCACTATATACCCAAGTATATGCGGTATGAGCGGCGTAGGAGTAGGATCCCTGCCCACAATCCACCATGCATCGCCGCGAAGGAGGGGGACACCGTGAAGATTGCTGAGTGTAGACCTTTAAGCAAGACTGTCTCTTTCGTAGTCGTTGAGAAGGTAAAAAGGGAGGGGAAAGAATAG
- a CDS encoding ribonuclease P protein subunit — MSRPSPKDILRRELIGLDTVVVKDTCKDRESLAGKVVDETRNMITILQEGRFKKIPKAGSIFRFKLPSGDLVDVDGNKIIGRLEDRVKRRTGRRW, encoded by the coding sequence GTGAGTCGTCCATCCCCGAAAGATATACTTAGACGTGAACTGATTGGGTTAGACACTGTGGTGGTAAAGGATACCTGTAAAGACAGGGAGTCACTCGCAGGTAAGGTTGTGGATGAAACCAGAAATATGATTACGATACTTCAAGAGGGGCGGTTTAAGAAGATCCCTAAGGCAGGGTCGATCTTCAGGTTTAAGTTGCCAAGTGGAGACCTCGTCGATGTAGATGGGAATAAGATAATTGGGAGGCTGGAGGATAGGGTGAAGAGGAGGACTGGTAGACGATGGTGA